Within Syntrophorhabdaceae bacterium, the genomic segment GCTGTGTTCGATGAGGCCGGCCGGATCAATCAGGATATCCGGTTTGGGACCCTGGCAGCCCATGTCTGGTTCTGTGAAACTAAAATCCCACTTCTCAAGGAAAGCGATATCCCACTTCTTGGCATTCATAACGATACCGCTTATTATCTCCTTTTCAACGGGATCTTGGGCGACAGGCGGCCCGAAGGCGGCAATGTCCTGACAAGAAGGGTTCTTAAAGGGTTGCCACCGCATGACGGACCCAAGGTTATATACGGTGAGCTTTCCCGTCTTCCCGCGGAAAAGCTCAGGATGGAAAAGATAACATTCAAACAGATACCTTACGACGTAAAGGCGCGATGAATATGTTCGAACTGAAGACATATCAGAAAAAGTCCCTCGAAATGCTTGAGAAATACCTTGAAGCCGCGCGGGTCCAGGGAGCAAAAGCGGCCTTTGAAGACCTGACCGAACATAAACAGAAATATAAAATTGTGGATGGGCTGGAAGATGTGCCTTACATATGCCTCCGGCTTCCCACGGGCGGCGGAAAGACTATCCTTGCCTCCCACTCCATAAGGGTGGCAGCCAGGGCATATCTGGAACAGGATTTCCCGGTAGTGCTCTGGCTCGTTCCAACGAATACCATCCGCCAGCAGACCCGTGACGCCCTGAAAGATCCCGGGCATCATTATCGCCGGGCACTCGACGACGCTTTTGATGGAAGGGTGGTTGTGTACGATATCGGCGAGGTCGAGCAGATCCGGCCCCAGGACCTGACTGAAAAAGTGTGTATAGTTGTCGGAACCCTTGCCACTTTGAGAGTAGACAAGACCGAGGGCCGGCGCGTTTATGCACACAACGAAAACTTCGAACCCCATTTTTCCCGTGTTCCGGGCAATATGCCAGGGGTTGAGAGAATGGAGGATGGCCCCGATCGGGGACAGATCAAGTTCTCCTTCGCAAATCTTCTTCACCTCCACAATCCCCTTATTATCATGGATGAGGCCCATAATGCCCGGACCCCTTTGACATTTGAGGCATTGGGAAGGGTAAGCCCGGCGTGCGTGATAGAATTTACGGCAACGCCTCTGAGAGATATCCGGGGAAGCAATATTTTGTATCAGGTCTCCGCTTCGGAACTCAAGGCGGAGGACATGATC encodes:
- a CDS encoding DEAD/DEAH box helicase family protein, translating into MFELKTYQKKSLEMLEKYLEAARVQGAKAAFEDLTEHKQKYKIVDGLEDVPYICLRLPTGGGKTILASHSIRVAARAYLEQDFPVVLWLVPTNTIRQQTRDALKDPGHHYRRALDDAFDGRVVVYDIGEVEQIRPQDLTEKVCIVVGTLATLRVDKTEGRRVYAHNENFEPHFSRVPGNMPGVERMEDGPDRGQIKFSFANLLHLHNPLIIMDEAHNARTPLTFEALGRVSPACVIEFTATPLRDIRGSNILYQVSASELKAEDMIKLPIMLTEHKNWEQALSSTILTRQKLEEIAKKDPDFIRPIALIQAESKDREITVEVIRKHLIDNEKIDPERIAIATG